In Candidatus Zymogenus saltonus, a genomic segment contains:
- a CDS encoding GNAT family N-acetyltransferase, which produces MDFSIRKANPGDEGGIAILVSEFRRLAYGGEKPMDEAVKTVKKQLENCFSDESRLLLVAVDKTGEVVGYSAVHWLSYLVFGGTEGYVAELYVREDLRDRGVGGRLLDEVVAEAKSRGCVRLMLVNKQKRESYKRGFYKKQGWVEREDAANFVYPL; this is translated from the coding sequence GTGGATTTTTCTATACGCAAGGCGAACCCCGGGGATGAGGGGGGGATAGCGATTCTTGTCTCCGAGTTTCGGCGGCTGGCCTACGGCGGGGAGAAGCCGATGGATGAAGCTGTCAAAACGGTTAAGAAACAGCTGGAAAATTGCTTTTCCGATGAGAGCCGCCTTCTGCTTGTGGCGGTGGATAAAACCGGCGAGGTCGTGGGCTACTCGGCCGTCCACTGGCTGTCCTACCTGGTCTTCGGCGGGACGGAGGGGTACGTGGCCGAGCTCTACGTTCGGGAGGATCTTCGGGACAGGGGCGTGGGGGGGAGGCTTCTTGACGAGGTCGTGGCGGAGGCCAAAAGCCGGGGGTGCGTCCGCCTGATGCTCGTCAATAAGCAAAAGCGGGAGTCGTACAAAAGGGGGTTTTACAAAAAGCAGGGCTGGGTGGAGAGGGAAGATGCGGCGAATTTTGTTTATCCGCTGTAG